In one Pseudomonas sp. SG20056 genomic region, the following are encoded:
- the ctaD gene encoding cytochrome c oxidase subunit I produces the protein MSAVIDPGHAGHGHAGHDHHHGPAKGLMRWVLTTNHKDIGTMYLWFSFAMFLLGGSMAMVIRAELFQPGLQIVQPEFFNQMTTMHGLIMVFGAVMPAFVGLANWMIPLMVGAPDMALPRMNNFSFWLLPAAFGMLISTLFMEGGGPNFGWTFYAPLSTTYAPESVTFFIFAVHLMGISSIMGAINVVATILNLRAPGMTLMKMPLFVWTWLITAFLLIAVMPVLAGCVTMMLMDIHFGTSFFSAAGGGDPVLFQHVFWFFGHPEVYIMILPAFGAVSAIIPAFARKPLFGYTSMVYATASIAFLSFIVWAHHMFTVGIPLTGELFFMYATMLIAVPTGVKVFNWASTMWRGSMTFETPMLFSVAFVILFTIGGFSGLMLAIAPADFQYHDTYFVVAHFHYVLVPGAIFGIFASAYYWLPKWTGHMYDETLGKLHFWMSFIGMNLAFFPMHFVGLAGMPRRIPDYNMMFANFNMVSSIGAFMFGATQLLFLFIVIKCIRGGKPAAAKPWDGAEGLEWTVPSPAPYHTFSTPPEVK, from the coding sequence ATGAGTGCAGTGATCGATCCGGGCCACGCTGGCCACGGTCATGCCGGACATGACCATCACCATGGCCCGGCCAAAGGCCTGATGCGCTGGGTGTTGACCACCAACCACAAAGACATCGGCACCATGTACCTGTGGTTCAGCTTCGCCATGTTCCTGCTGGGTGGCAGCATGGCCATGGTGATTCGTGCCGAGCTGTTCCAGCCGGGCCTGCAGATTGTGCAGCCGGAATTCTTCAACCAAATGACCACCATGCACGGTCTGATCATGGTGTTTGGCGCGGTAATGCCGGCCTTCGTCGGCCTGGCCAACTGGATGATTCCGCTGATGGTCGGCGCGCCGGATATGGCTCTGCCGCGGATGAACAACTTCAGTTTCTGGCTGCTGCCTGCTGCGTTTGGCATGTTGATCAGTACGCTGTTTATGGAGGGTGGCGGACCGAACTTCGGTTGGACCTTCTATGCGCCGCTGTCGACTACCTACGCGCCGGAGTCGGTCACCTTCTTTATCTTCGCCGTGCACCTGATGGGCATCAGTTCGATCATGGGCGCGATCAACGTTGTCGCCACCATCCTCAACCTGCGCGCGCCCGGCATGACCCTGATGAAGATGCCGCTGTTCGTCTGGACCTGGCTGATCACCGCCTTCCTGCTGATCGCGGTCATGCCGGTACTGGCCGGTTGCGTAACCATGATGCTGATGGACATCCACTTCGGCACCAGCTTCTTCAGTGCCGCCGGTGGTGGTGATCCGGTGTTGTTCCAGCACGTGTTCTGGTTCTTCGGGCATCCCGAGGTGTACATCATGATCCTGCCGGCATTCGGCGCGGTCAGTGCAATCATCCCGGCGTTCGCCCGTAAGCCGCTTTTCGGTTACACCTCGATGGTCTATGCGACGGCGAGCATCGCTTTTCTGTCGTTTATCGTCTGGGCGCACCATATGTTTACCGTCGGCATTCCGCTGACCGGTGAGCTGTTCTTTATGTACGCGACCATGCTGATCGCCGTGCCGACTGGGGTGAAGGTGTTCAACTGGGCCAGCACCATGTGGCGCGGCTCGATGACCTTCGAAACGCCGATGCTGTTCTCCGTGGCCTTCGTCATCCTGTTCACTATTGGTGGCTTTTCCGGGCTGATGCTGGCCATCGCCCCGGCGGACTTCCAATACCACGACACCTACTTCGTGGTGGCGCATTTCCACTATGTGCTGGTGCCTGGTGCGATCTTCGGCATCTTCGCCTCGGCCTACTACTGGTTGCCGAAGTGGACCGGGCACATGTATGACGAAACCCTCGGCAAGCTGCATTTCTGGATGAGCTTTATCGGTATGAACCTGGCGTTCTTCCCGATGCACTTTGTCGGCCTGGCCGGCATGCCGCGGCGTATCCCGGACTACAACATGATGTTCGCCAACTTCAACATGGTGTCGAGCATCGGTGCCTTTATGTTCGGTGCCACTCAGTTGCTGTTCCTGTTTATCGTCATCAAGTGCATCCGTGGCGGCAAACCCGCTGCGGCCAAGCCTTGGGACGGTGCCGAGGGGTTGGAATGGACGGTGCCGTCGCCGGCGCCTTATCACACCTTCTCCACACCACCTGAAGTGAAATAG
- a CDS encoding COX15/CtaA family protein, producing MSKPGYRFALFATLLAVVVVLLGAYTRLTHAGLGCPDWPGCYGFIGVPMSEHKQTLAEARFPEAPVEVAKGWYEMIHRYFAGALGLVILGLSVQALRRRGGAGQPLKLPLFLLGLVTLQAAFGMWTVTLKLWPQVVTAHLLGGFATLSLLFLLTLRLSGKVAALANLPARLRSLAALGLLLVIGQIALGGWVSSNYAAVACVDLPTCHGEWWPAMDFANGFHLTQHIGPNYLGGQLDSDARTAIHMTHRIGALLVALVLLLLAWQLQRNGLARLAGLLVLALAVQISLGISNVVFHLPLLVAVAHNLGGAALLLTLVLINYRLRSPARLASPATDTPVGFTALPGK from the coding sequence ATGAGCAAGCCTGGTTACCGTTTTGCCCTGTTCGCCACGCTGCTGGCGGTCGTGGTGGTGCTGCTCGGTGCCTATACCCGCTTGACCCACGCCGGCCTCGGTTGCCCGGACTGGCCAGGTTGCTACGGCTTTATCGGTGTGCCGATGAGCGAGCACAAACAGACCCTGGCCGAGGCGCGTTTTCCGGAAGCGCCGGTCGAAGTCGCCAAGGGCTGGTACGAGATGATCCACCGCTATTTTGCCGGCGCCCTGGGCTTGGTGATTCTCGGCCTATCGGTACAGGCGCTGCGCCGCCGTGGCGGGGCGGGTCAGCCACTCAAACTGCCGCTGTTTTTGCTGGGCCTGGTGACATTGCAGGCAGCCTTCGGCATGTGGACGGTGACCCTGAAACTCTGGCCGCAAGTCGTTACCGCACATCTGCTCGGCGGTTTCGCCACCCTCAGTCTGTTATTTCTTTTAACCCTGCGCCTATCCGGCAAGGTGGCCGCCTTGGCCAATCTACCCGCACGACTGCGTAGCCTGGCCGCGCTCGGCCTGCTGCTGGTGATCGGGCAGATCGCCCTTGGCGGTTGGGTCAGCAGCAACTATGCCGCCGTTGCCTGTGTTGACCTGCCCACCTGTCATGGCGAATGGTGGCCGGCGATGGACTTCGCCAATGGCTTTCACCTGACTCAGCATATTGGCCCCAACTACCTCGGCGGCCAGCTCGACAGCGACGCACGCACCGCCATTCATATGACCCACCGCATCGGCGCGCTGCTAGTGGCTCTGGTGCTGCTGCTTCTGGCCTGGCAACTGCAACGCAATGGTCTGGCGCGCCTGGCCGGGCTGCTGGTGCTGGCGCTGGCGGTGCAGATCAGCCTGGGCATCAGCAACGTGGTGTTTCACCTGCCGTTGCTGGTGGCGGTGGCGCATAACCTTGGCGGCGCGGCGCTGCTGCTGACCCTGGTATTGATCAATTACCGGTTGCGCAGCCCTGCACGGCTGGCATCCCCCGCTACAGATACGCCCGTCGGCTTCACTGCGCTGCCCGGCAAATAA
- a CDS encoding twin transmembrane helix small protein, whose protein sequence is MLKAAIVLLLLATLVSLFSGLFFLVKDEGRTSRVVNALTVRVSLTALTVALIAWGFYSGQLVSHVTW, encoded by the coding sequence ATGCTCAAAGCCGCGATCGTCCTGTTACTACTGGCTACTCTGGTCAGCCTATTCAGTGGCCTGTTCTTTCTGGTCAAGGACGAAGGTAGAACCTCCCGTGTGGTCAACGCGCTGACAGTACGCGTGAGCCTCACTGCCTTGACCGTCGCCCTTATTGCCTGGGGTTTCTACAGTGGCCAACTGGTCTCGCATGTCACCTGGTAA
- a CDS encoding cytochrome c oxidase assembly protein has translation MSEALSTRRLVIRLSLVVVGMFGFGFALVPIYDVMCQAFGINGKTAGAYEAGLQSTDESRQVRVQFLATNAAEMVWEFGPQADEVLVHPGESTQMMFVAYNPTDKPMTAQAIPSVAPSKAAAYFHKTECFCFTQQVLQPGERIEMPVRFIVDRDLPADVRHLTLAYTLFDITVRKPPVAQATP, from the coding sequence ATGAGTGAAGCCCTGTCGACTCGCCGCCTGGTTATCCGCCTGTCACTGGTGGTGGTCGGCATGTTCGGCTTCGGCTTCGCTCTGGTGCCGATCTATGACGTGATGTGCCAGGCCTTTGGCATCAACGGTAAAACCGCCGGTGCCTATGAGGCTGGGTTGCAAAGCACCGATGAGTCGCGCCAGGTACGGGTGCAGTTTCTCGCCACCAATGCCGCTGAGATGGTCTGGGAGTTCGGTCCTCAGGCCGACGAGGTTCTGGTGCATCCGGGCGAAAGCACGCAGATGATGTTTGTCGCCTACAACCCCACCGACAAGCCGATGACCGCTCAGGCGATTCCCAGCGTGGCACCGTCCAAAGCCGCTGCCTACTTTCATAAGACTGAGTGTTTTTGCTTTACCCAGCAGGTACTGCAACCCGGTGAGCGTATCGAAATGCCGGTGCGCTTTATCGTTGATAGAGACTTACCGGCAGATGTTCGCCACCTGACCCTGGCTTACACCTTGTTTGATATCACCGTGCGCAAACCGCCGGTGGCACAAGCGACTCCATAA
- a CDS encoding cytochrome c oxidase subunit 3, translating to MSSHESHESYYVPAQSKWPIIATLGMLFSVYGVGTWFNDMKADRADSNGPLIFFIGGLFLAYMLFGWFGNVIKESRSGMYSPQMDRSFRWGMSWFIFSEVMFFAAFFGVLFYVRTWAGPWLGGEGDKGIANMLWPGFEYSWPMLNTPDPKLYPAPSGTISAWGLPLINTILLVTSSFTLTFAHHALRKNHRKPLTLWLALTVILGIAFLVLQVEEYIHAYTELGLTLGSGIYGATFFMLTGFHGAHVTLGALMLSIMLIRVIRGHFSPEQHFGFEAAAWYWHFVDVVWIGLFVFVYVL from the coding sequence ATGTCGAGTCACGAAAGTCACGAAAGCTATTACGTCCCGGCCCAGAGCAAGTGGCCGATCATCGCCACTCTGGGCATGCTGTTCTCGGTGTACGGCGTAGGCACCTGGTTTAACGATATGAAGGCCGATCGCGCCGATTCCAACGGCCCGCTGATCTTCTTTATCGGCGGCCTGTTTCTCGCCTATATGTTGTTCGGCTGGTTTGGCAATGTGATCAAGGAAAGCCGCTCCGGCATGTACAGCCCACAGATGGATCGCTCATTCCGCTGGGGCATGAGCTGGTTTATTTTCTCCGAGGTGATGTTCTTTGCGGCGTTCTTCGGCGTGCTGTTCTATGTGCGTACCTGGGCCGGCCCCTGGCTTGGTGGGGAAGGCGACAAGGGCATCGCCAACATGCTTTGGCCGGGCTTCGAGTACAGCTGGCCGATGCTCAACACGCCTGATCCGAAGCTCTACCCGGCACCGAGTGGCACCATCAGCGCCTGGGGCCTGCCGCTGATCAACACCATTCTGCTGGTCACTTCCAGCTTCACCCTGACCTTTGCCCACCACGCGTTACGCAAGAACCATCGCAAACCGCTGACCCTCTGGTTGGCGCTGACAGTGATTCTCGGCATCGCCTTTCTGGTGCTGCAGGTCGAGGAGTACATCCACGCCTACACCGAACTGGGCCTGACCCTGGGCTCGGGCATCTATGGCGCGACCTTCTTTATGCTCACCGGCTTTCACGGCGCCCACGTGACCTTGGGTGCACTGATGCTGAGCATTATGTTGATTCGGGTGATCCGCGGCCATTTTAGCCCTGAGCAGCACTTCGGCTTCGAGGCGGCAGCCTGGTACTGGCACTTTGTCGACGTGGTGTGGATTGGTTTGTTTGTCTTCGTTTATGTGCTGTGA
- a CDS encoding SURF1 family protein — MSAFRPGWLPSVLVLLLFPCLVALGFWQLARAEEKRELLAAHQAQQLAAPISIDELERQPNPAYQRVQLQGFFDARHTLLLDNRTRDGKVGVEVLQPFYDQTSGLWLLLNRGWLPWPDRRISPAFATPDTPLRLQATVYVPLGEAFQLQDAQPTAGWPQVISEVKPDELWQQLGRGGLSYEVRLEPGPASFQSDWPVIAMSPDKHLAYAVQWFALAAVLLCLFIYLGLSNARETRHEPSHRPA, encoded by the coding sequence ATGAGCGCCTTCCGTCCTGGCTGGCTGCCCAGCGTACTGGTGCTGCTGCTATTTCCCTGCCTGGTCGCTCTAGGCTTCTGGCAGCTGGCGCGGGCCGAAGAAAAGCGCGAGCTGTTGGCCGCACATCAGGCTCAGCAACTGGCCGCACCGATCAGCATCGATGAGCTGGAGCGCCAGCCCAATCCGGCTTACCAGCGCGTACAGTTGCAGGGTTTCTTCGACGCGCGGCATACCTTGCTGCTAGATAACCGCACCCGCGACGGCAAGGTTGGCGTGGAAGTGCTGCAACCCTTCTATGACCAAACCAGCGGCCTGTGGCTGTTGCTCAATCGCGGCTGGCTGCCCTGGCCGGATCGGCGCATCAGCCCAGCCTTCGCCACCCCGGATACACCGCTGCGTCTGCAGGCCACGGTGTATGTGCCGCTGGGCGAAGCGTTTCAGCTGCAGGATGCGCAACCGACTGCAGGCTGGCCGCAGGTGATCAGTGAGGTCAAGCCGGACGAACTCTGGCAGCAACTGGGGCGTGGTGGCCTGAGCTATGAGGTGCGCCTCGAGCCTGGCCCCGCCTCATTTCAAAGCGATTGGCCGGTTATCGCCATGAGCCCCGACAAACATCTCGCTTATGCCGTGCAATGGTTCGCCCTGGCCGCGGTCTTGCTTTGCCTGTTTATCTATTTAGGTCTATCTAACGCGCGGGAGACTCGCCATGAACCCAGCCATCGCCCTGCCTGA
- the coxB gene encoding cytochrome c oxidase subunit II, translating into MMRHPRVWMGLLLWLVFSSAHASWGVNMTPGATEVSRSVFDLHMTIFWICVVIGVIVFGAMFWSMLVHRRSTGQEPAHFHESTTVEILWTVVPLVILVLMAIPATKTLIEIYDSSESELDIQVTGYQWKWHYKYLGEDVEFFSNLTTPKDQINNKATKGEHYLLEVDEPLVVPVGTKVRFLITAADVIHSWWVPALAVKKDAIPGFINESWTRIDEPGIYRGQCTELCGKDHGFMPVVVEAKSKEDYAAWLAERKVAAAAERELTTKEWTMDELMARGEKSYQTNCASCHQPTGEGLPPMFPALKGSAIAKGEAKGHIDIVVNGKSGTSMAAFGKQLSEVDIAAIITYERNAWGNAVGDMVTPKDILAFKQAQE; encoded by the coding sequence ATGATGCGACATCCACGAGTCTGGATGGGCCTCCTGTTGTGGTTGGTATTCAGCTCGGCGCACGCCAGCTGGGGCGTCAATATGACGCCGGGTGCCACCGAGGTCAGCCGCTCAGTATTTGACTTGCACATGACCATCTTCTGGATCTGCGTCGTGATCGGCGTGATCGTGTTCGGCGCGATGTTCTGGTCGATGCTCGTTCACCGTCGCTCGACGGGCCAGGAGCCGGCACACTTCCACGAAAGCACCACGGTCGAGATTCTCTGGACGGTCGTGCCGTTGGTGATTCTGGTGCTGATGGCGATACCGGCGACCAAGACCCTGATCGAGATCTATGACTCCAGCGAATCCGAGCTGGATATTCAGGTCACGGGTTATCAATGGAAATGGCATTACAAATACCTGGGTGAAGACGTCGAGTTCTTCAGCAACCTCACCACGCCCAAGGATCAGATCAACAACAAGGCGACCAAAGGCGAGCACTACCTGCTCGAGGTGGACGAGCCGCTGGTGGTGCCGGTCGGTACCAAAGTGCGCTTTCTGATCACTGCCGCCGACGTGATTCACTCCTGGTGGGTGCCGGCACTTGCGGTGAAGAAGGACGCCATCCCTGGTTTTATCAACGAATCCTGGACGCGTATCGACGAGCCCGGCATCTACCGTGGCCAGTGCACCGAGTTGTGCGGCAAGGATCACGGTTTTATGCCTGTGGTGGTAGAAGCCAAGTCGAAAGAGGACTACGCCGCCTGGCTGGCCGAGCGCAAGGTTGCAGCGGCTGCCGAACGTGAGCTGACCACTAAAGAGTGGACCATGGACGAGCTGATGGCGCGTGGCGAGAAGTCCTACCAGACCAACTGCGCATCCTGCCACCAGCCAACCGGTGAAGGCCTGCCGCCGATGTTCCCGGCACTCAAAGGCTCGGCGATTGCCAAGGGTGAGGCCAAAGGGCATATCGATATCGTGGTCAACGGCAAGTCGGGTACTTCGATGGCCGCTTTTGGCAAGCAACTCTCGGAAGTCGATATCGCCGCGATCATTACCTACGAACGCAATGCCTGGGGCAATGCGGTAGGCGACATGGTCACGCCGAAAGACATCCTCGCGTTCAAACAGGCTCAGGAGTAA